One Oryctolagus cuniculus chromosome 7, mOryCun1.1, whole genome shotgun sequence genomic window, CTTCAGTCCAGCACAATTTAAGAGTCCCCTGCGCCGGcaccatggttcaataggctaatcctcctcctgcgggaccggcaccccaggttctagtcccagtcagggagctggattctgtcccggttgcccctcttccaggccagctctctgctgtggcccgggagtgcagtggaggatggcccaagtccttgggccctgtacccgcatgggagactaggaggaagcacctggctcctggctccagatcagcgcggtgcgcctgccacagcggccattgaggggtgaaccaacggaaaaggaagaccttcctctctgtctctctctctcactgtccactctgcctgtcaaaaaaaggggggggggaataaGTGGAACTTATTATTGTCAGCTTTTACACATTAGCCAATATCTCAATAGAAGAAGAAACTTCTAGCCCAACCTCCTTTTACACACTATATCCACACTGAGATTTCCTGGGCACTGACTAGAGAACTGTGTCTGCCTCACAACACAACAGCCTCATCTGCAGGTGAGATGGGAATGCACCAAATGAATGGGCACTTTCTGCCACCTCTTCCCATAGTCCTTGGGAACGACTCGGTTACTCAATGCGATTGCTATGCACTTGGAAAGACAGAACTGAGAAGGAACTGTGACCTGGAAGTAAGGAGGGCTTTGTGTTTGTCTATTCATCCTAATTACAGATGAGGAATGCCCAAACTGCACTCCAAAGGGCCGAAGCCGAGTTCCTGTACTGCCTGTTCTTACAGCATCCGCTAAAATGACGAAGTCATGAAACTCCCAGGATTCATCCAACCAGACCAGTCTCTATTTCCTTTATGCCTTAAGTTTGCAGGGAGCCAAGCCTCATCGGGAGGAGACTTCTGGGGCTGACAGTTCTCAGGGTGTTGCTCTGGTGCTCGGAGGGAAATGAGCAGACCCTGCCCTTCCAGCTGCTCTCCGTCATCACAGGATGGCAGCTCCGCATGTGGAGCTGCGGCACCTGACCTCAcaaggaagaggagcacctgagAGTCATGAGGCACTCAGCAAGGTGGAGGCAACATTAATAAGCTGCATCTCCAGGACTGGTGGGGCACCTTccaaggcaggcaggcaaggcTGAGGCTGGTGAGGAGCCTGACAGGAATCCACCTGTGTTTCAGAGAGGCGAAACTAACCCATTTTCTGAAAGTCATTGGCAAGGATATTTTGATTGCTTGAAACTTGCGCAAAATATGTTATTTGTGATcctttttcaattatttctccctcctcccctctctccctattGTCTGTGATTCAGGGTTGCAATTCCTGGGGAGAAAATGATTCCCATGCTTGCTACTGTTTTGAGGACAAAGCTTGCTTCTGGATAACCACAATATATGGAGAATTAAATATTCAGCTTTACAGCAAAATCTAGTTCCCAACGCCGTTTGTATACCCCTGTGGTGCTCGGAACTCCCTTCGGGGGCCATCATCACTGGTATAACCAGCTCTtctatttttattcagttttccAGACAACAAGCCTACTACTAAATGATACCATGACACTCTCTGTGTTGCTATGTCCCTACTGCCGACCATGGTGCCTGGCCCATAAATGCTGAGAAAACAAGAAGAAGGCCCAGATTTCTGACAAAATAAAAGTCTGCCTTGACTCTAGTAGTTAGGCTATGATTCTCTCCTGTTGGATGCAAACAGTTTCACAGAGCTCCACATTAGACAAGCCAGCTCCAGGCACATGAAGGAGCAAGCCAAAAGCCAAAACAAATTAAGATTGTCCTAAGCGTCAACAAAACAAGAGCATTGTCCAAATCACAAAATGACCAAATCATCCCTTTTTTCTCAAGTAATATGAGTGGCTGCTACCTCTTTACCAACTACAGCTTTAACCTTCTCTAATTGTTCCTGTtacttagtttaaaaaaattaagataccCAATCACAGAAATTCTTATGCAATCCAGGGAAGAACTTGACTTTCTTGAACTTCTCTCAAATTACTTAAAGTAAGCACAAATCATTTAGCAATTGCTTCTTAAAGATGCCCTTTTAACATGGTGTGCTGTCTGCATTGCAACAGGACACTCAGCGTAGCTTTGCTCCACTTCAGGTGTGTTTCCAGTGTTCTTTGGGTGGGGAAAACCAATGATGTCGCAAAGAAGTTTATTAAGTGAAGAATTATGGACTGAACCTGAAGGAGAAGGGCTTTCAATAAGGCAGGAGTTGCAGATGGTGGTATCCAGGCAGGGCAAAGTGCTCAGGAAGAATATCAGACCTATGAGGAAATCAGAACACGGTATCTCAACCAGAGTCGTGGACCAGGTACCAAGGTGGATCCTTGAGAAAGCCCAGAATTCTCCAGCAACGTGTTTCAACAGGCTGCCCCTCTGCCCATCTGGCACACTCTTGGCCTCCATCACCAGCAAAACTTGAGGAAAGCGCCTCTTTGTGTCCTTCCTCAGCTTCCTCCATGGATAATCCTTCCAATGCAGTAGTAattgcagggtcccaaacaaCACGACATAAACAGGCACCCCAGCATGGCCCTGGACTAAACCTAGAAACATCCCTAAGCAAGAGACTCCTGAAGGCAGAGGAACATGAGAGAGGAAGGTCAATGCCACCAGTCCTTCCCCTTTCTCCATCCCAAGCCACATTCTCAGTTATCAAGTGCAACTCATTCTCCGTCAGGTGTCTCAAAATAAACCATGGAATCTCCATGTTTTAAACTGAGAGTTGTTAAAGTGTGTGGCCttataaggaattttttttaagatttatttatttattcaagaggcatggttatagacagagagagggagagacaagagagagagagagaaagagatcttccatttgctggttcactccccaaatggctgcaacatctggagctgggccgatccgaagccaagagccaggagcttcttctgggtttctcatgtgggtgcaggggcccaagttctcggatcatcttctactgctttcccaggccatagcagggagctggattggaagaggagcaggcaggacacgaaccaatgccaatatgggatgccagcgctgaaggcagaagcttaacctactataccacagcaccggccaccttATAGAGAATTTTGTGTTACAAGCCATAAACTATAGAGAACATTCACATCCATACACCAGAATACAGTTATTATCAAATAGGATTCAGATTTTATAAAAGTTATCCTGCACAAGCCTTAGAAATTATTAGGATTCTTCCATTCAATATCATGCACATAATGTTACCACCATCACCAACTTCATCAGTGGCAACACATTGACCAAGTTATCTTCATGACtttcagaaattttcttttttttttttttttttttttttttgacaggcatagtagacagtgagagagagagacagagagaaaggtcttcctttgccgttggttcaccctccaatggccgccgcggccggcgcactgcggccggcgcacggtgctgatccgatggcaggagccaggagccaggtgcttttcctggtctcccatggggtgcagggcccaagcacctgggccatcctccactgcactccctggccacagcagagagctggcctggaagaggggcaaccgggacagaatccggcgccccgactgggactagaacccggggtgccggcgccgctaggcggaggattagcctagtgagccgcggcaccggcccagaaattttcttaaatatttgatacTCAATGATAATTTTCTTATAATCAATATCATACATTCCACAGGAAACTTACTAAAATGAACAAACTATTTTTTTCAGACTACACATACATCTTGTGAGCTCAACTGTTGTAGATCTTTTTGATAGTTTGTCAATTCATCCATATAATCCCATCTTGCTTTGGTTCTCTTAGGGGCCCAATCTTTCCCCAGACAGTGCACAGCTCCCCTCCTCCATCCATTAGCTAATATATCTCACTCTCGGGGCCCAGTGATCTCACATCACCCAACATCCCCAGGGGTCAGGAGGTGACTGCCTCTGAGCAAATGCAGAGCAGTAGAGAACTGATATCCAAAGGACATGTGTACCACAGGACAAATCATATGGtggcacattttctctctcagtCCCATTACTCTTGAAACGTTCAAGGCCCAGACTTGTGTCCCATACATCTCCACGTTCTCACTGCCCAGCAGCAATGAAGAGGACAGAACCTGAGATAAGGCATTTgagatgaaggaaaagaaaaaaaaaagtgaaaggaaaagaaacgGCAGGTCCCTAGGACACCCCAGGAGCAGTCATCACAGTTCCCGGTTCCCTCCAGTCAGGCATGAGGAAGATGCTGGAGACGAGGGATGGGAgtgcctgctgctgcctccttccTGGTTGCATCAGAAACCCCATGGAGGATAAAAGGGCTTCTGCCCTGGACTCCTCATCCACAGCCTCCTCAGGAgcagcctcctcctgcctcccctgcacCCGGTGAGTGCCCAGCAAGGAACAGAGCCCAGAGGCTGCTTTTGGAGAAGACAACCCCAGACTTTAGTGGGGAAGAGAGAAGCAGTTACACCTGACATGGGGACATAATGAAGAGGatatggccagtgccgcggctcaataggctaatcctctgcctagcggcaccggcacaccaggttctagtcccggttggggcaccggattctgtcccggttgcccctcttccaggccagctctctgctgtggccagggagtgcagtggaggatggcccaagtacttgggccctgcaacccatgggagaccaggagaagcacctggctcctgccttcggatcagcgcggtgcgccggccacagcggccattggagggtgaaccaatggcaaaaggaagacctttctctctgtctctctctctctcactgtccactctgcctgtccaaaaaaaaaaaaaaaaagaatatggagagCATCTAGGGACAAGGGACATCTGTGGGACACATGAGAATCTGTGACACAACAGAGCCCCAGTTCTCAGTGTTCCCTCGAGAGGACATCAGCCCAGAGACAGTCTCGGGGAGTCATTGCCCAGCTGGGTTTATTTGCTTCAATACTTCTGTGAAGACAGAGGGCCTCGGGGACCAGTTAAAAGACATTAGCGTTCTTTTGGAAGGAAGGCAAAGTGGAAGGAAATGTCTTGTCAGGTCAATGTAACTTGAGGCCaatttccactgccttcttgaAAATCGTAGTTCAGGAAGCAACCGGTCTTAGGAGCAAGGATTTACAAAACCAATCAGAGAGCAGATACTGACCTAAAGCTCTTGCACtgacctttttcttctttctgtccaGGATCACTGACGTCCTACCAAGATGTCCTGCCAGCAGAACCAGCAacagagccagccccctcccAAGTGCCCCTCACCCAAGTGTCCTCCAAAAAGCCCAAAGCAGTGTCTGCCTCCAGCCTCCTCTGGCTGTGCTCCAGGCCTCGGGGGCTGCAGTGGCCCTGGCTCCGAGGGCAGCTGCTGCCTGAGCCATCACAGGCGCCGCAGGTCGCACCGATGCCGGCGCCAGAGCTCCGAGTCCTGTGACAGTGGCAGTGGTCAGCAGCCTGGGGGCTCAGGCTGTGGTGCTGTGTCTGGGGGCTGCTGATACCTTGGGGAGTGCAGCTGAAGCAAGAAacttggaagaaaacaaaaccaaggtCCACGCCCATCCTGCTGTGTTCTCCCCCAGCGccctggtctctctgcctttggccAGTACTGAGATGCTCCCCAAGGAAGTTCTGA contains:
- the LOC108177604 gene encoding late cornified envelope protein 3D → MSCQQNQQQSQPPPKCPSPKCPPKSPKQCLPPASSGCAPGLGGCSGPGSEGSCCLSHHRRRRSHRCRRQSSESCDSGSGQQPGGSGCGAVSGGC